The proteins below are encoded in one region of Pomacea canaliculata isolate SZHN2017 linkage group LG7, ASM307304v1, whole genome shotgun sequence:
- the LOC112569072 gene encoding uncharacterized protein LOC112569072 isoform X2 produces MGCLMKKPNDPFEVQCLFPEHTEEFSLYFHSSGGQQELIADCVYKEKHDCYFTESGFNMTHDDDNVLTIAVADTIWKQTGRFLCQKGGQLLNVSCQFPSEHFISGNSTTSEDGLITRENFTLNNSLISQASKSMADNNPGVIGTYIGVAVSIMLILVITVLLLKKYNSKKHFLFLKKCTKGTRHTWDFQRQISGESNGSGNSATPFLQNA; encoded by the exons ATGGGTTGTCTCATGAAGAAACCAAATGATCCATTTGAAGTTCAGTGCTTATTTCCTGAGCACACGGaagaattttctctttatttccaCTCTTCCGGTGGGCAGCAAG AACTAATTGCCGACTGTGTTTACAAGGAAAAACACGACTGTTACTTCACAGAAAGTGGTTTCAACATgactcatgatgatgataacgtcCTTACAATAGCAGTGGCTGATACAATATGGAAACAGACAGGAAGATTTCTTTGTCAGAAAGGGGGACAGCTTTTGAATGTCTCATGCCAGTTCCCTTCAG AACATTTCATTTCGGGCAACAGTACAACATCTGAAGATGGGTTAATTACCAGAG AAAATTTCACTTTGAATAACAGTTTAATATCTCAAGCCAGCAAGAGTATGGCAG aTAACAATCCAGGAGTCATCGGTACTTATATTGGAGTTGCTGTTTCCATCATGTTGATCCTGGTCATCACCGTTCTGTTGTTGAAGAAATACAATTCAAAAAAAc atttcttATTTCTCAAGAAATGTACCAA gGGTACACGACATACATGGGACTTTCAGAGGCAAATATCTGGAGAAAGCAATGGCAGTGGAAACTCAGCTACACCTTTCCTTCAAAATGCTTAA
- the LOC112569072 gene encoding uncharacterized protein LOC112569072 isoform X3, translating to MGCLMKKPNDPFEVQCLFPEHTEEFSLYFHSSGGQQELIADCVYKEKHDCYFTESGFNMTHDDDNVLTIAVADTIWKQTGRFLCQKGGQLLNVSCQFPSEHFISGNSTTSEDGLITRADNNPGVIGTYIGVAVSIMLILVITVLLLKKYNSKKHFLFLKKCTKGTRHTWDFQRQISGESNGSGNSATPFLQNA from the exons ATGGGTTGTCTCATGAAGAAACCAAATGATCCATTTGAAGTTCAGTGCTTATTTCCTGAGCACACGGaagaattttctctttatttccaCTCTTCCGGTGGGCAGCAAG AACTAATTGCCGACTGTGTTTACAAGGAAAAACACGACTGTTACTTCACAGAAAGTGGTTTCAACATgactcatgatgatgataacgtcCTTACAATAGCAGTGGCTGATACAATATGGAAACAGACAGGAAGATTTCTTTGTCAGAAAGGGGGACAGCTTTTGAATGTCTCATGCCAGTTCCCTTCAG AACATTTCATTTCGGGCAACAGTACAACATCTGAAGATGGGTTAATTACCAGAG cagaTAACAATCCAGGAGTCATCGGTACTTATATTGGAGTTGCTGTTTCCATCATGTTGATCCTGGTCATCACCGTTCTGTTGTTGAAGAAATACAATTCAAAAAAAc atttcttATTTCTCAAGAAATGTACCAA gGGTACACGACATACATGGGACTTTCAGAGGCAAATATCTGGAGAAAGCAATGGCAGTGGAAACTCAGCTACACCTTTCCTTCAAAATGCTTAA
- the LOC112569072 gene encoding uncharacterized protein LOC112569072 isoform X1, giving the protein MGCLMKKPNDPFEVQCLFPEHTEEFSLYFHSSGGQQELIADCVYKEKHDCYFTESGFNMTHDDDNVLTIAVADTIWKQTGRFLCQKGGQLLNVSCQFPSEHFISGNSTTSEDGLITRENFTLNNSLISQASKSMAADNNPGVIGTYIGVAVSIMLILVITVLLLKKYNSKKHFLFLKKCTKGTRHTWDFQRQISGESNGSGNSATPFLQNA; this is encoded by the exons ATGGGTTGTCTCATGAAGAAACCAAATGATCCATTTGAAGTTCAGTGCTTATTTCCTGAGCACACGGaagaattttctctttatttccaCTCTTCCGGTGGGCAGCAAG AACTAATTGCCGACTGTGTTTACAAGGAAAAACACGACTGTTACTTCACAGAAAGTGGTTTCAACATgactcatgatgatgataacgtcCTTACAATAGCAGTGGCTGATACAATATGGAAACAGACAGGAAGATTTCTTTGTCAGAAAGGGGGACAGCTTTTGAATGTCTCATGCCAGTTCCCTTCAG AACATTTCATTTCGGGCAACAGTACAACATCTGAAGATGGGTTAATTACCAGAG AAAATTTCACTTTGAATAACAGTTTAATATCTCAAGCCAGCAAGAGTATGGCAG cagaTAACAATCCAGGAGTCATCGGTACTTATATTGGAGTTGCTGTTTCCATCATGTTGATCCTGGTCATCACCGTTCTGTTGTTGAAGAAATACAATTCAAAAAAAc atttcttATTTCTCAAGAAATGTACCAA gGGTACACGACATACATGGGACTTTCAGAGGCAAATATCTGGAGAAAGCAATGGCAGTGGAAACTCAGCTACACCTTTCCTTCAAAATGCTTAA
- the LOC112569072 gene encoding uncharacterized protein LOC112569072 isoform X4, with amino-acid sequence MGCLMKKPNDPFEVQCLFPEHTEEFSLYFHSSGGQQELIADCVYKEKHDCYFTESGFNMTHDDDNVLTIAVADTIWKQTGRFLCQKGGQLLNVSCQFPSEHFISGNSTTSEDGLITRDNNPGVIGTYIGVAVSIMLILVITVLLLKKYNSKKHFLFLKKCTKGTRHTWDFQRQISGESNGSGNSATPFLQNA; translated from the exons ATGGGTTGTCTCATGAAGAAACCAAATGATCCATTTGAAGTTCAGTGCTTATTTCCTGAGCACACGGaagaattttctctttatttccaCTCTTCCGGTGGGCAGCAAG AACTAATTGCCGACTGTGTTTACAAGGAAAAACACGACTGTTACTTCACAGAAAGTGGTTTCAACATgactcatgatgatgataacgtcCTTACAATAGCAGTGGCTGATACAATATGGAAACAGACAGGAAGATTTCTTTGTCAGAAAGGGGGACAGCTTTTGAATGTCTCATGCCAGTTCCCTTCAG AACATTTCATTTCGGGCAACAGTACAACATCTGAAGATGGGTTAATTACCAGAG aTAACAATCCAGGAGTCATCGGTACTTATATTGGAGTTGCTGTTTCCATCATGTTGATCCTGGTCATCACCGTTCTGTTGTTGAAGAAATACAATTCAAAAAAAc atttcttATTTCTCAAGAAATGTACCAA gGGTACACGACATACATGGGACTTTCAGAGGCAAATATCTGGAGAAAGCAATGGCAGTGGAAACTCAGCTACACCTTTCCTTCAAAATGCTTAA